A window of the Citrus sinensis cultivar Valencia sweet orange chromosome 9, DVS_A1.0, whole genome shotgun sequence genome harbors these coding sequences:
- the LOC102622151 gene encoding deoxyuridine 5'-triphosphate nucleotidohydrolase-like isoform X1 — translation MDANSSASDSCHQLPVAPPLQISKGQQNGSLEVKEPSAKIPKLHQNGVEHDNTSSLLRVKKLSEKAVLPKRGSPLAAGYDLSSSTETKVPARGKVLVPTDLSIAIPEGTYAHIAPRSGLAWKHSMDVGAGVIDADYRGPVGVILFNHSDVDFEVKRGDRIAQLIIEKIVTPDVLEVQHLDSTVRGEGGFGSTGV, via the exons ATGGACGCCAATAGCTCCGCCTCCGACTCTTGCCACCAGCTCCCTGTCGCGCCGCCCCTTCAGATCTCCAAAG GGCAGCAAAATGGCAGCCTAGAAGTCAAAGAGCCTTCTGCAAAGATCCCAAAACTCCACCAGAACGGCGTTGAACATGACAACACAAGCTCGCTCTTGAGAGTTAAAAAGCTCTCCGAAAAGGCTGTTTTGCCCAAAAGAGGCTCCCCCCTTGCTGCTGGCTACGATCTCTCCAG TTCCACGGAGACTAAGGTGCCAGCAAGGGGAAAAGTTCTTGTTCCAACCGATCTGAGCATCGCAATACCCGAAGGAACATATGCGCatattg CGCCGAGATCAGGACTGGCGTGGAAGCACTCAATGGACGTGGGAGCCGGGGTGATTGATGCGGATTACAGGGGTCCTGTTGGGGTGATTTTGTTTAATCATTCTGATGTTGATTTTGAGGTGAAAAGGGGTGATAGAATTgctcaattaataattgagaAAATCGTGACTCCTGATGTGTTGGAGGTTCAGCACTTGGACTCTACTGTCAGAGGAGAAGGTGGTTTTGGCTCTACTGGGGtttga
- the LOC102622151 gene encoding deoxyuridine 5'-triphosphate nucleotidohydrolase-like isoform X2, with product MAQVGQQNGSLEVKEPSAKIPKLHQNGVEHDNTSSLLRVKKLSEKAVLPKRGSPLAAGYDLSSSTETKVPARGKVLVPTDLSIAIPEGTYAHIAPRSGLAWKHSMDVGAGVIDADYRGPVGVILFNHSDVDFEVKRGDRIAQLIIEKIVTPDVLEVQHLDSTVRGEGGFGSTGV from the exons ATGGCCCAAGTAGGGCAGCAAAATGGCAGCCTAGAAGTCAAAGAGCCTTCTGCAAAGATCCCAAAACTCCACCAGAACGGCGTTGAACATGACAACACAAGCTCGCTCTTGAGAGTTAAAAAGCTCTCCGAAAAGGCTGTTTTGCCCAAAAGAGGCTCCCCCCTTGCTGCTGGCTACGATCTCTCCAG TTCCACGGAGACTAAGGTGCCAGCAAGGGGAAAAGTTCTTGTTCCAACCGATCTGAGCATCGCAATACCCGAAGGAACATATGCGCatattg CGCCGAGATCAGGACTGGCGTGGAAGCACTCAATGGACGTGGGAGCCGGGGTGATTGATGCGGATTACAGGGGTCCTGTTGGGGTGATTTTGTTTAATCATTCTGATGTTGATTTTGAGGTGAAAAGGGGTGATAGAATTgctcaattaataattgagaAAATCGTGACTCCTGATGTGTTGGAGGTTCAGCACTTGGACTCTACTGTCAGAGGAGAAGGTGGTTTTGGCTCTACTGGGGtttga
- the LOC102622846 gene encoding uncharacterized protein LOC102622846, translating into MQVMWVYLKENANCRSKLTAVAGRPHKYSKERSFNSGKENLEVELHQAGNPVKKVLLRPNHPKGSEVELQQKGNPVCQVLFRPNFPIPRLYRIRMGDPSRKIVETIFQRALKDPSKPSRKIKRVLKVKNSVETLESFEKYREKVKKKAYDESEQRERHPRSTVDGNELLRFYGTVMTCGKRPAQVSELCRDPFCRVCRTIQSNFDTQHLKKNGIRLSANSEELCDTMVAWSNKVKRAVIVCRTIAGRVGNVVDGGAYEECDSFKSGLHSNIEDLIVKTPSAVLPCFVIVFT; encoded by the exons ATGCAGGTAATGTGGGTATATTTGAAGGAGAATGCCAACTGTAGAAGTAAGCTAACTGCTGTGGCAGGCCGGCCACACAAATATAGCAAGGAAAGAAGCTTCAATTCCGGAAAAGAGAACTTGGAAGTTGAGCTTCATCAAGCGGGGAATCCGGTAAAGAAAGTGCTTCTCAGGCCAAACCATCCAAAAGGAAGTGAAGTTGAGCTTCAGCAAAAAGGGAATCCTGTATGTCAAGTGCTTTTCAGGCCAAACTTTCCAATACCAAGGCTTTACA GGATCAGGATGGGGGATCCGTCAAGAAAAATTGTTGAGACTATCTTTCAAAGGGCATTAAAAGATCCGTCAAAGCCTTCCCGTAAGATCAAAAGGGTGCTCAAGGTGAAAAACTCGGTAGAAACACTTGAAAGCTTTGAAAAATACAGAGAGAAGGTGAAGAAGAAAGCCTATGATGAGTCTGAGCAACGCGAGAGACATCCAAGAAGCACGGTGGATGGGAACGAGTTGTTGCGATTCTATGGCACAGTGATGACATGCGGCAAAAGGCCAGCACAAGTGTCCGAGCTGTGCAGAGATCCCTTCTGTCGAGTCTGCAGAacaattcaatcaaattttgacacGCAACACCTGAAGAAGAATGGGATCCGATTGAGTGCCAATAGCGAGGAACTGTGTGACACCATGGTTGCCTGGAGTAACAAGGTGAAAAGGGCTGTGATAGTTTGCAGGACAATTGCGGGTAGAGTTGGTAATGTGGTTGATGGTGGAGCATACGAAGAGTGTGATTCATTCAAGAGTGGACTGCATTCCAACATAGAAGATTTGATTGTTAAAACTCCATCTGCTGTGCTTCCCTGCTTTGTCATAGTTTTTACTTGa